The genomic stretch GCTTGAAAATCTAGACCTTGGGCTGCGTAAAATTCTGCTCCGCCCTGCTGCCGATCGACCAGAGCCACAATCCGATTCACGTGATAGCCTGCGTCCCGAAGCCGATTGACCGCTTTCATGGCGGACTGTCCCGTCGTGACAACGTCCTCTAGGACAACGACGGAACTTCCTTCTGGTAAACGTGGCCCTTCAATGTAGGCTTGGGTACCGTGGCCTTTCGCTTCCTTGCGTACGATCAAGGCAGCGATCGCCCGCCCTTCATAAGCCGCCACCACACTGGCCGCCGTTACCATTGGATCCGCTCCCAAGGTCA from Synechococcales cyanobacterium T60_A2020_003 encodes the following:
- a CDS encoding orotate phosphoribosyltransferase, coding for MGQFKVPSGSHLVSAQPEELRQYLLDLFCDVAYQEGDFTLSSGQRSSYYINGKQVTLHALGGLMVGRAIQSFLPEDTKAVAGLTLGADPMVTAASVVAAYEGRAIAALIVRKEAKGHGTQAYIEGPRLPEGSSVVVLEDVVTTGQSAMKAVNRLRDAGYHVNRIVALVDRQQGGAEFYAAQGLDFQALFTVQDLQAHWAELHR